AGTCACGGACACTTCAACAGAAGGGGAAGCACAGCTCAGTTCTTCATGGTTTTTGGCAGGATTACTCTGCTTTTTATCCTTATCGGGCACTATCAGTTTGACGCTACCGTTTTCCCTATCCCtaaatctactttaatgtctgccttcacctgtagactacaagcttcttgtgggcagggatcatatttaccgactctgttacattctactttcaagatcttagtacagggctctgcacacaataaacgctcaataaacggaTGGATCgattggtggtacttgttaatcgcttcctaggtcaagcactgttctaagcattgcggGTAGATTCGAGTTGATCAGACCggacccagtctctatcccacatgagactcacagtttaagtaggagggggtagggttgaatctccattttacagttgagatgtctagcgtggctcggcggaaagagcctgggcttcggagtcagaggtcatgggttcgactcccggctctgccacttctcagctgtgggactgtgggcgagtcccttcacttctctgggcctcagttaccccatctggaaaacggggattacctgtgagcctcacgtgggacaacctgattaccctgtatctaccctagcgcttagaacagtgccctgcacatagtgagcgcttaacaaataccaacattattattattattctatctgaggacagggaaattaagtgacttgtccaaggtcacataggaggtacgtgatggagctgggattagaacccaggtcctctgactcccaggcccatgctctttccactagcccgctCTGCCTGCTTGACTGACAAGGACTTTGCTTCCTCAGAGCTTCTCGGGTCTGCAGTGGGGCAAGAGGACCGGACTCTGGTGAGTTGGGTGGAaagacctgcagtggttgcccgtcagtcgagtacaatcaatcaatcaggtcaATCGATGTGCTGCCTTCGGGGTTCTCTGGGGGAGCCTGGTGGTACAGTGCAATTAATCTAATTGATGACTGGCTGACAGATCATTAGTTTTGCCCTTAtggatcagcgtggcctagtagaaggagcagaaGCCAGGGTGTCGGAAGGCCGAGATTCTAATTCAGATTCTGCCGcatatgggcaggggctgtgcctgtTACAGTGTTagcgttgtactcccccaaggacagtgctctgcacacagttagagaagcagcagggcacagtgactacagcacaggcctgggagtcaggagatcgtgggtaccaatcccggctcccccacttgtgttCTGTGCGacgctgggcgagtcacttcccttctctgtacctcagttacctcatctgtaaagtgggggttgagtctgtaagccccaagtgggataggacctgtttccaaccccatttgcccttattcagtcaatagtatttactgagcacttactaggtgcagagcttggaatgtacaaatcggtgcctttatccaccccagtgcttagtactgtgcctgacgcataggaagcacttaacaaataccgtgattactagtattattattatttttagtagtaagtgctcaataaatatcattgattgattacctgttgtgtgaccttgggaaagtcacttacattctctgtgccttggtttccttctctgtaaaatgggatttccatacctgttctccctcccacttagactatgaaatccatgcgggatagggaccgtttctgacctgattaatttgtatctatcccagtgctttgaacagcgcttgacatatgataagcatttaacaaatatcatcataatgatttcgctatcattatcattattattgtatgagCAATCCAACCataaatcagtcttatttattgagcgcttactgcctgcagagcactgtactacatgcttgggagaatacagtataggagATTTCCCTGCCCCAATCCTTGGGAATATCTGGCACGACAGTTTTGTGGGTCAAACCGGGATATTTCAGTGgggaaaatatattaaaaaaaatttgctTAATTATATAAGACTGTTCCAGATATTCCGGTTaggtttcccttctccttccctttcattccagctcatcctcttctcccactgccttctgctttgccctgatttgctccctttattcacttctctgtcagccccacagcagctatgaatgtatctgtaatttatatatttatattaatgtctgcctccccctctaaactgtaagctcatcgtgggtagggaatgcatctaccaacgctgttatagtgtcatattgtactcccccaggcgcttagcatggtgctctgcacacagttaaacattcaaaaatatgactgattgatcctttttttttcaagCTCTCGTGGCCTCCCCCATCATTCAGATGACCATAGACAGTGATGTTATCTCTGAAAAGCCCTCTGAAATGTACAGCTAATATTAAAATATGCAACTTTTAACCTTCTTAACTGAGGGACAGTGGAAAGGGTCTAGTCTAACGTCCTCATATTTCTTTCCAGATTATCAGGCCTCTGATcaaacttctcctcctcctcagtcttcCAAGTTATAAAGTCATTTCAGAATTGAATACTGTGGTAGAAATTGGACACTTACCTTGCTGGAGATGAGAATCAAATCAGTCAGATGAAGAACCATGCCCGCCAAAGAGAAGACGGCACTGGTGATATTCATTCCAACGCTGCCGTTCACCTGAAACAGTCGCACCAGGGACGTGGTTATGAACGATGTGTGGATGAAAATAACATCCCAGTGGGAACTCCCTTGGAGATCATATTTGATCAGAGAGATTTGTAGATCGTATCCGACTGGATGGAGAAGATCTCTCTCCAGATGGAGACTGAgaacagggctggcttcagaccaTCACCTATTTAAGTTGGGGGtacaggcccccccccccgacccccccaaagGTTCCAAATGATGTCATCCAGTTGCACCGTGctgtgcctctctccctctccagttttCTCCACCACGCttcatctttcccctctttccttctgctttcagacCTGCTCCCAGAAAAGCCATTTATGCTTACCGTGTGGAAGGTCTGTGCTGCGGATGGgatcaggcagcgtggctcagtggaaagagcacgggctttggagtcagaactcgtgagttcgaatcccagcactgccacttgtcggccgtgtgactgtgggcaagtcacttaacttctctgtgcctcagttccctcatctgtaaaatggggcttaagactgtgagccccatgtgggacaacctgattcccctatgtctaccccagcgcttagaacagtgctcggcacatagtaagcgcttaacaaataccaacattattattattattatgagggaaacCTGAGGAacattggagggagggagatgccaGTACGACTCCGGCATCAAAAGCACAAATCAGTTCTTCCTGGTTTTTGGCAGGATTACTCTGCTTTTAACCTTTATCTAGCACTATCAGTTTGACGTTACTGTTTTCCCTATCCCTAAATCTACTTTAACGTCTGCCTTCACCTGTAGACtacaagtttcttgtgggcagggatcatatctaccgactctgttacgttctactttcccaagtgctaagttctAACACTTCCCGTCCTTTTTCCAGGGGAATGTAGATGTGTGGGGGGAAAGTCATCTCCTTTCTGACTCCCTCTTCCAGTCTCCAGCTGGAGAGGCTCTCATGGAGCTCAGGACTGTCATAGCCTCCATCAGTCTGGcagaatttctctctccctttaatcCCGCTACACAACCAACTGGAAGAACAACTGGTGGCATGAGAGGCTATTCTTGACCTTTCCCTTGCCTCTGACCGGGTCACCAAAATGGGGATATATTTGGAGCCAGTTGGGCTGGCTCTCGGGCTCAGTGCTGTCCTGTAGAGTTCCTACATCCACACCTCATCTTTCGGTGGGGTAAAACCCAGCCGGgggccctcttccctcccttccttccgctACTGCCCTCGTCTTTATGGagaactcctctccccacctggaGAAAGAATCAGATCCACTCCAAGTCACCCTGCAAGGGTTCGGGCTCTTTGCCGCAGACACAGAGAGGGATCCCGAAATGATGAACTGCTCCAACAGGAAGAGAatcatttgaagagggaggttaCCTCTTTTTGACAAGCAACTTTCTCTTGTCCCCAGAATCTGTCTCCGACTGttcatctccctccacccctgaccATCCTGGAGGCTCTGAGGGTCTGGGCCAGCTAACGTAGATCACCAGGAGACAGAATAGTGAACCGGCAAACTGTCAGCGCACTGTTTTTCTAGCTGAGGTTACGGGATCCCATCCTTCACCACAGTTCCCATAGCTGCGTCCCCTGACTCAGGCATGGCCCCTGAGTTGACATGGACCCAGGAAGGAAGTGCAACGGAACgggagctgtttgggtatcctaccGTTGTCCGTTCTCCTCACGAGTTCCGCCCAGAACAGTTATATCCAAGTGCATATATTCAGGGCTAGGAAATTGACTGTCCTAGaatcttattataattattgtctcTTTGCAaagttccatcagcatcatttgTGAGTTAGGCTGGATCCCAGTGGCAAGGTAGGATCAAAAACTGCAGCAggcataatggagagagcacgggcctgggagtcagaagatcatgggttctaatcctggggccGCCActtgccatattattattataataatgatattaccaTATAATATTAATGCATTATATCATAATATATAcaactattactaataattattataactgtggtatttgtcaagcgctttctaCGCAccgggcaccgtagtaagcactgggatggatgcaggcaacttgggttggacacagtctctgtcccacgtgaggcttacagtttcaatcccctttttccagatgaggtaaccgaggtaagtgaagtgacttgcccgaggttacacagcggacacggggcagcatcaggattagaacccatgatcttctgactcccaagcttgtgctctatccgttatggCACGCTGCAGTTTTTGATCCTACCTGGCCATTCGTGTTGAGCCTAACTCATGAATGATCCTGATGGAACTGTTCAAGCAGACAAATACGGTGTTCGAATGGAGTTTAGACTTCAAGTTTGGTTTTGAGTCCAACACTGTGCTTTTGGCCACCTATCTGACCATCTCCCTCAGgatatgctggccttcttgattctatCACTGCAGCACCGCGTTGCCTACGTGACAGAATTCCATGACTGCGTTTAGTTCTGTATTGCCCACATGAATGTTTAGTCACGTGTTTGGCTTCGCGGGTCCGGGCTGATCCATCACCTCTGTATTCTTTAAGCGCATCATCagcccattcattccatcgtattgaatgaattgagcgcttactgtgtgcagagcgctgtactgagcccatAAGGCCTGGCTGATTCGGTGAAGTGGTTGATAATCATTTGCACGTCTTCTCCGGGGTGGGCCTCCAGCGCCCACTCAACCTCAAACATCAGTTCTTGCTTGACTGTCCTCAGGATTTAGGATGATCAAATTTGGTTGAGTTTTAAGAGTTTCCCGGAAGTCCAGCAGCACATTCTAACTCCCGCATCTAGGTCTGCTTGTTTCATTtcgatctagactgcaagctcgttgtgggcagggaccgtgtgagtttattgttatattgcactctcccaatcgcttagtatacgccctgcacacagtaagcaccccaaaaataccaccgaatgaataaatTTTCCAACGTGACTGCATAGAATAAATTGAATAGGGTGGATCAATGACACATCTCTTTTTCTTCCAttggtggtgggcaggaaacatgtctaccaactctgtaatcttccaagctctcagtagagtgctcagtaattacgtcTGATCGAGAACGGATTAGACAGGGTATCCCCATCTCTTACTTGGTTAGCCGTACCGTCATGAAATTCTCTTCGAACCTTAATGAATTTTTCAGGGAAGCCCGAATTGGCTAAGTGATTTCCAGAGACCAGATCATCCGATGGTATCCATTGCTTTTGAGAGGTCTTCGAAGACCGTCTGATGGGTTTTCTGAATTTTTCCTGGGTCGGACACGCTGCAAATTCCATGtctgctctgcttctctattacccGAAGACTCTTCGTGATTCTGGGAGTGTTTGGCCTACAGTATTCTTCAGTAGTTGAACCTGGAATACTCTGGCTAGGATCGTCACACACGCACATGGTTTTAATACTCACCGATAGTCCACCCCAGTATGGGTATCCTCCCCAAAACGCAAGTGAATTAGGGTTAACAAAGCATGCTTCAGTAGACCCAAAGCCAACCTGTATTAGGCCAATCATGATCTGGATGGCCTGTTAAAAGATAACATGGTTAGTAATGAcactgtatttaagcgcttagttcagggctatgcacccagtaaacgttcagtaaataccattcattgaattTGTACTGGGAAAGGTGTTGCTGTGGCTCTCTGTCtgaatctgggaagcagcatggtcaggtggaaagagcagggcctgagagtcggaaggaccagggttttaattccgggtcctccacttgtctgctctgtgatcttggacaagtcacttccctggtctcagttccctcatctgtaaaatggagattaagactgcgagctctatgtgggacaggggctgggtcccacccgattatcttgtatctaccccggcgcttagtacagtgcctggtacatagtaagcacttgacaaataccacagttattattgttattagtcccAGATcctccctttgcctgctgtgtgaccacgggaaagtcagttaatccatcaacagatcaatggtatttattgagtgtttactatatgtagatccgtgtactaagtgcttgggagagtataatgcaccaGAATTAGCAAAAAAaattccctgtccgtaacgaaCTTacaggtaatattaataataataatgatgatggtatttgttaaacgcttactatgtgtcaagcactgttctaagcactggggtagatacaagatagtcaggtcgtcccacgtgaggctcacagtcttaatccccattttacagatgagggaactgaggcgcagagaagttaagtaacttgcccaaagtcaaacagctgataaatagcagagccggaattagaacccatgacctctgactcccaagcctgtgctctttccattaagccatgctgcttctcaataatcatctagactgtagataataataatagtgaattctcagtttcctcatctgtgaaatggggattcaatacccaacctccctcctctttagactttgagctccataaggagcagggactgtatctgacctgattaatttatatctacccggtgcttagaacagtgcttgaaacttagtaagtgcttaacaaatagagtaataataatgacttacatttttttaaatgttacaaTTTGTCCTAGTACTAATCCCTGTAGGTCCccagtctttattattattgttggtaataataataatgatagtaaaatgTGTTAAATAGTTTTAATATGTGCCatgcaatatactaagcactggagtcgatacaggattatcagattgtgctccaaatggggctcacagtctaggtttaggggaggacaggtattttaccctccgattttgcagatgaattcactgaggcacagagaagtaaagtgacttgtccaaggtcatataacagacaagtgtcagaacttgGATTAGGACCTAGATcccctgattctcaagcccatgccctttacATTTCTCCAGCTAGAAAAAAGGACAGTTTGTCCCTcatatttatttatgaatataaagcagcgtggagaagcagcgtggcgcagtggaaagagtacgggcttatgagttcgaatcccagctctgccacttgtcagctgtgtgactgtgggcaagtcacttcacttctctgggcctcagttccctcatctgtaaaatggggatgaagactgtgagccccacgtgggacaacctgattcccctgtgtctaccccagcgcttagaacagtgctctgcacatagtaagcgcttaacaaataccaacattattattattattattattattatttcctttttagATGATTTTCTATCCATGACAGAATAATCTTTCCAATCCATGATTACTCAGTTTGGTGAAAAATTTGGATAAAGGTCTATGGAAAATTGAAAAATAAAGTCAGATATCCCCTACCTTGTGTTTTCTGTTCCACATTCTGGGAATGAAACTGCCAGCCGATTATCTCTAGAGCCTTTTTATAGTTGGGTcttataagaatgttggtatttaagcgcttactatgtacagagcactgttctaagcgctggggtagatacagggtcatcaggttgtcccacgtgaggctcacagttaatccccatttgacagatgaggtaactgatatcgGTGACTTACCTGTCCTCCGGTACAGTGGCCATTTCTAATGATATTCTAGGCCAGTAAGCATTATTTGGAGTTGGCTTATTATCATTCTTTACCCATTCCCCCCCTTACGATTTTCCCGTTGGCTTCTATCCGGCAATCCCCCAGGTCTTCACCGGGAAGGCCCACAGGATAATGGATATCATACTCACTCCCAAAGTCCTGACCTCCTGGTTCACGAATTCCCGTATGTCAAAAGAAGGAAAGGTGGAGAACCCTGGGTTAGCGCCCCGGAATTGGTACCCGCTGTTGTGGAGCCCAGGGTTGGGGCCCGGAGATGACTGGTCCCCTGAAGTCTTTAAATTTCCCATTCCCAAAGGCTGTCCAAGGCCTTCGGAAACTTGGAGATGTCCAGGTTGGATGACCCTGATGTTTGGATCAATAACCTGGACACTCTGCAAGTTCCCCATCCC
This portion of the Ornithorhynchus anatinus isolate Pmale09 chromosome 3, mOrnAna1.pri.v4, whole genome shotgun sequence genome encodes:
- the MS4A18 gene encoding membrane-spanning 4-domains subfamily A member 18, coding for MTSAGTSSGFGANEVPVVIAPSNVRVIQHGHPVVTGGFGQPVGMGNLQSVQVIDPNIRVIQPGHLQVSEGLGQPLGMGNLKTSGDQSSPGPNPGLHNSGYQFRGANPGFSTFPSFDIREFVNQEVRTLGAIQIMIGLIQVGFGSTEACFVNPNSLAFWGGYPYWGGLSFIISGSLSVSAAKSPNPCRVNGSVGMNITSAVFSLAGMVLHLTDLILISSKIPPVQCHNEIQCYLYIQKYYPKINHKVEDLPRLSWFSVGESKTYLGPVGADVSAGGWGTTIFP